In Nonomuraea sp. NBC_00507, the following are encoded in one genomic region:
- a CDS encoding response regulator transcription factor, with translation MGIRIVIADDQAMVRAGLRMVVDSDPGMEVVGEAADGREAVAVARRTRPDIVLMDISMPRLDGLSAAKELLDTPSPPKIITLTTFDTDENLYAALRAGTSGFLLKVSPPEQLLEAIKVVHAGDALLDPAVTSRVIASFAGRADPAPSPMLAELTPRELEVLRLLARGLTNAEIARDLYVGEATVKTHVARVLMKLSLRDRAQAVVFAYETGVVRPGAA, from the coding sequence GTGGGCATTCGCATAGTCATCGCCGACGACCAGGCGATGGTCAGGGCCGGGTTACGCATGGTCGTCGATAGCGACCCCGGCATGGAAGTCGTCGGCGAGGCCGCCGACGGGCGCGAGGCCGTCGCCGTGGCCCGGCGCACGCGTCCGGACATCGTCCTCATGGACATCTCGATGCCCAGACTCGACGGGCTGTCCGCGGCGAAGGAGCTGCTCGACACACCGTCGCCGCCGAAGATCATCACGTTGACCACGTTCGACACCGACGAGAACCTCTACGCCGCGCTGCGCGCCGGCACCAGCGGCTTCCTGCTGAAGGTGTCGCCACCGGAGCAGCTGCTCGAGGCGATCAAGGTGGTGCACGCCGGCGACGCGCTGCTCGACCCGGCCGTGACCAGCCGGGTGATCGCCTCGTTCGCCGGCCGGGCCGACCCGGCGCCCTCGCCCATGCTGGCCGAGCTGACGCCGCGTGAGCTGGAGGTGCTGCGGCTGCTCGCCCGCGGCCTGACCAACGCGGAGATCGCCAGGGATCTGTACGTGGGGGAGGCGACGGTCAAGACGCACGTGGCGCGGGTGCTCATGAAGCTCTCCCTGCGCGATCGGGCTCAGGCGGTGGTGTTCGCGTACGAGACCGGCGTCGTCCGGCCCGGTGCCGCCTGA
- a CDS encoding serine/threonine protein kinase: MQLNERSLIGQEVAGYYIEDIVGKGGMAVVYLALDPRLSRRVALKILNPVLSVDDRFRQRFILESRTVASIEHPNIIPIYEANADADGVLYIAMRYVDGLDLRRLIYDRGPLPIGPANQLFAQVAAALDAAHAHDLIHRDVKPANILLADNHVYLTDFGITKHRSSISGLTQTDQFIGTPRYMSPEQINKEHIDGRCDQYALACVVYEALSARLPFQRENDIALLWAHLAEQPTPLSQLRPDLPPQIDAVMNRALAKSPEQRYTTCTEFVSALREAVSGHAPDDLAGGAYSIPRPGGSPHSGPHPVPGSGPGSGPHSLPPAGPSSGPHAGAPLAAPFPQAATGRAAAPPAPPTHPTGPHKHPGRVPIVATTLVAAVAALALVALIIMNHRGDTWSRYQTSTAAPLTFEYPGDWTARTHRDLFAVASPHATEFEALFVAGPGADWSKVSQIVSDDPEAASGVYVQTSDTLDPAGDSEQMKAKMEVLLPGEVDVGKPVQDQAGNSPATRFDGSLRDPATGTRLGFVSYVIDRQPKTMLVMYFCAKATCDDATQTRIRQSVHVS; encoded by the coding sequence ATGCAATTGAACGAAAGATCGCTCATCGGCCAGGAGGTGGCCGGGTATTACATCGAGGACATCGTCGGCAAAGGCGGCATGGCCGTCGTCTACCTGGCGCTCGACCCCCGGTTGAGCCGCCGCGTGGCGCTGAAGATCCTCAACCCGGTGCTCAGTGTCGACGACCGGTTCAGGCAGCGGTTCATCCTGGAGTCCAGGACGGTCGCCAGCATCGAGCATCCCAACATCATCCCGATCTACGAGGCCAACGCCGACGCCGACGGCGTGCTCTACATCGCCATGCGCTACGTCGACGGCCTCGACCTGCGCCGCCTCATCTACGACCGGGGACCGCTGCCGATCGGCCCGGCCAACCAGCTCTTCGCGCAGGTGGCCGCCGCGCTCGACGCCGCCCACGCGCACGACCTGATCCACCGCGACGTCAAACCGGCCAACATCCTGCTGGCCGACAACCACGTCTACCTGACCGACTTCGGCATCACCAAGCACCGCTCGTCGATCTCCGGGCTGACCCAGACCGACCAGTTCATCGGCACGCCCCGCTACATGTCGCCCGAGCAGATCAACAAGGAGCACATCGACGGCCGGTGCGACCAGTACGCGCTGGCCTGCGTGGTCTACGAGGCGCTGTCGGCGCGACTGCCGTTCCAGCGCGAGAACGACATCGCGCTGCTGTGGGCGCACCTGGCCGAGCAGCCCACGCCGCTGTCCCAGCTGCGGCCCGACCTGCCGCCGCAGATCGACGCCGTGATGAACCGCGCCCTGGCCAAGTCGCCCGAGCAGCGTTACACGACCTGCACCGAGTTCGTCTCGGCGCTGCGCGAGGCCGTCAGCGGGCACGCGCCCGACGACCTCGCCGGTGGGGCCTACTCCATCCCGCGTCCCGGCGGCAGCCCGCACTCCGGGCCGCACCCCGTGCCCGGCTCGGGCCCCGGGTCGGGTCCTCATTCCCTGCCGCCTGCGGGACCGTCGTCCGGACCCCATGCCGGGGCCCCGCTCGCGGCCCCGTTCCCGCAGGCCGCCACGGGCAGGGCGGCCGCGCCGCCCGCGCCGCCCACCCACCCCACCGGGCCGCACAAGCACCCAGGCCGTGTCCCGATCGTGGCCACCACGCTGGTCGCCGCCGTCGCCGCGCTCGCGCTGGTCGCGTTGATCATCATGAACCACCGGGGTGACACCTGGTCCCGCTACCAGACCAGCACGGCCGCGCCGCTGACGTTCGAGTATCCGGGCGACTGGACGGCACGTACGCACCGCGACCTGTTCGCGGTGGCCTCGCCGCACGCCACGGAGTTCGAGGCCCTGTTCGTGGCCGGCCCCGGCGCCGACTGGTCGAAGGTCTCGCAGATCGTCAGCGACGACCCCGAGGCGGCTTCCGGCGTGTACGTCCAGACCTCCGACACCCTCGACCCCGCCGGCGACTCCGAGCAGATGAAGGCCAAGATGGAGGTCCTGCTGCCGGGCGAGGTCGATGTCGGCAAGCCCGTGCAGGATCAGGCCGGCAACAGCCCCGCCACCCGCTTCGACGGCTCGCTGCGCGATCCCGCGACCGGCACCAGGCTGGGCTTCGTGAGCTACGTGATCGACCGCCAGCCCAAGACGATGCTCGTGATGTACTTCTGCGCCAAGGCCACCTGCGACGACGCCACCCAGACCCGCATCAGGCAGAGCGTCCACGTGTCGTGA
- a CDS encoding zinc ribbon domain-containing protein yields MARLTALAGGIAAALVLTALPVAAHEHPSGITDLVSPAVVRVEAVSHVEITLLDHLGELKHVERSYDIPFGSGTGTVVNPDGTIVGLRRFAVNDNDVAIYAANKIFAEHHKVKIPADYEKHKLSDDQLNRHLQACYPPKSDTATCIINVTPDITAFPNVSPASTEGFKVKCIKAGPDPDSPAVLVPVTPVAGGVGMPTAPLADKVPDQVGAPANIAGFLGRPGPNVQHTVEIAHLSKGGGAGESGRPFADPEKKVDEPVKLGALADKGLVGAPVIGDKNGHVVGLLVGGGKEGKMIGVREITGILSQAKVVPRRGPIDTAFEAALTRYHTKYYTDAAPGFQRVLELYPGNVVAAGLLKTSLAKRGGPEDQGTKRAAAEPTGSTPLWPFIVAAAILFLAAGGGAYLLWRRRTPDQSTALPQPLAAGPPFDLDDGANQTVVVRRSQSFHVAPQQQQVMTAPDSAIKYCTSCGMRLGQAHRFCGYCGHPIEM; encoded by the coding sequence ATGGCGCGCCTCACAGCTCTGGCAGGTGGCATCGCGGCAGCCCTGGTGCTGACCGCATTACCGGTCGCGGCACACGAGCACCCGAGCGGGATCACCGACCTGGTGAGTCCAGCCGTGGTGCGCGTGGAGGCCGTGTCCCACGTGGAGATCACCCTGCTCGACCACCTCGGCGAGCTGAAGCACGTGGAGCGGTCCTATGACATCCCGTTCGGGTCGGGCACGGGGACCGTGGTCAACCCCGACGGGACGATCGTCGGGCTGCGGCGCTTCGCGGTGAACGACAACGACGTCGCGATCTACGCGGCCAACAAGATCTTCGCCGAGCACCACAAGGTGAAGATCCCCGCCGACTACGAGAAGCACAAGCTCTCCGACGACCAGCTCAACCGCCATCTGCAGGCCTGTTACCCGCCCAAGAGCGACACCGCCACCTGCATCATCAACGTCACCCCCGACATCACGGCCTTCCCCAACGTCTCGCCGGCCAGCACCGAAGGTTTCAAGGTCAAGTGCATCAAGGCGGGCCCCGACCCCGACAGCCCGGCCGTGCTGGTGCCGGTCACGCCGGTCGCCGGCGGCGTCGGCATGCCGACCGCGCCGCTCGCCGACAAGGTGCCGGACCAGGTGGGCGCGCCCGCCAACATCGCCGGTTTCCTCGGCCGGCCGGGCCCGAACGTGCAGCACACCGTCGAGATCGCCCACCTGAGCAAGGGAGGCGGGGCAGGCGAGAGCGGCAGGCCGTTCGCCGACCCCGAGAAGAAGGTGGACGAGCCGGTCAAACTGGGCGCCCTGGCCGACAAGGGCCTGGTGGGCGCGCCGGTGATCGGGGACAAGAACGGCCACGTCGTCGGCCTGCTCGTCGGCGGCGGCAAGGAAGGCAAGATGATCGGGGTCAGGGAGATCACCGGCATCCTGTCCCAGGCCAAGGTGGTCCCGCGCCGGGGCCCGATCGACACGGCGTTCGAGGCGGCGCTGACCCGCTACCACACGAAGTACTACACCGACGCCGCGCCCGGCTTCCAGCGCGTGCTCGAGCTCTACCCCGGCAACGTGGTGGCCGCGGGGCTGCTGAAGACCTCACTGGCCAAGCGGGGCGGCCCTGAGGACCAGGGCACCAAGCGAGCGGCGGCGGAGCCGACCGGGTCCACGCCACTGTGGCCGTTCATCGTGGCGGCGGCGATACTTTTCCTGGCCGCCGGCGGCGGAGCGTATTTGTTGTGGCGCCGCCGCACTCCGGATCAATCGACAGCACTGCCACAGCCGCTGGCGGCCGGTCCACCGTTCGACCTCGACGACGGAGCCAACCAGACCGTGGTCGTCCGGCGGTCCCAGTCGTTCCACGTGGCCCCACAGCAGCAGCAGGTGATGACGGCGCCCGATTCGGCGATCAAATACTGCACGTCGTGCGGCATGAGGCTCGGACAGGCGCATCGATTCTGCGGCTACTGCGGTCACCCCATCGAGATGTGA
- a CDS encoding hydantoinase/oxoprolinase family protein: MAYTIGVDVGGTFTDVVLRSTSGAISVVKCLSTHYDPIAGIVSGVTRALGDRDPAQVTRVVHATTLATNAVLERKGVRVAYVTTQGFRASVPLGRYARVEEDRYDLRFSPPPPPVAAADCFEVVERISARGEVLTSLDANSVRHVAAEIARRGIESAAVCLLHAYANPDHEQQVAAILRESVSTVVTSSEVWPEIREYERATTTIMSAYISPLMASYLSRLRARLAEIGIQAPIHVMESSGGVISADLAAKRAVATIESGPAAGVLAAAGAGFADVISFDMGGTTAKACVVRGGRPEITHEFHVGGKGSFGGRRAGTGVPIKTPAIDLAEVGAGGGSIAWLDAAGALRVGPHSAGSSPGPACYGLGGSEPTVTDANLVLGYLSSASIPLSPSLADKALDRLAGPLGVSREEAAYAVHEIVSASMASAVHVVTVQRGIDPRGFALVAFGGAGPMHAARVAERFGISTVVVPAYCGVASAAGLLAGELSTDRVLSRLDAGDPEPIFAELSAEAAADLGVSPADPGVSVQRSVDVRFKGQSHDLTVEWSDAPEVLASRFFERYRQVYGIAQQGEIELVSYRVRVIVRADGGSSSAGAAGRGTAESGATRPAADPASPETSEAHPYLPAPRRAYFPELGGYVEIPVHTRDTMGAALPGPAVIEDAESTIVLPPAWTATLTESRAVHLTPGSGG, translated from the coding sequence GTGGCCTACACGATCGGCGTCGATGTCGGCGGCACCTTCACCGATGTGGTCCTTCGCAGTACGTCGGGCGCGATTTCCGTGGTCAAGTGCTTGAGTACACACTACGACCCCATCGCGGGAATCGTCTCCGGCGTTACGCGCGCGCTCGGCGACCGCGACCCCGCGCAGGTCACCCGGGTGGTGCACGCGACCACGCTGGCCACCAACGCGGTGCTCGAACGCAAGGGCGTGCGCGTCGCCTACGTCACGACTCAGGGCTTCCGCGCCTCCGTCCCGCTCGGCCGCTACGCGCGGGTCGAGGAAGACCGCTACGATCTGCGCTTCTCCCCGCCCCCTCCCCCGGTGGCCGCGGCGGACTGCTTCGAGGTGGTGGAGCGGATCTCGGCGCGCGGCGAGGTCCTGACGTCGCTGGATGCGAACTCCGTACGGCACGTGGCCGCGGAGATCGCGCGGCGCGGCATCGAGTCGGCGGCCGTGTGCCTGTTGCACGCCTACGCCAATCCCGATCATGAACAGCAGGTGGCGGCGATCCTCCGGGAGTCCGTCTCCACGGTGGTGACCTCGTCGGAGGTATGGCCGGAGATCCGCGAGTACGAGCGCGCCACCACCACCATCATGTCCGCCTATATCAGCCCATTGATGGCCTCCTACCTGTCACGGCTCCGCGCCCGGCTGGCCGAGATCGGCATCCAAGCCCCCATCCACGTCATGGAGTCCAGCGGCGGCGTGATCTCCGCCGACCTGGCCGCCAAGCGGGCGGTGGCCACGATCGAGTCCGGGCCTGCGGCGGGGGTGCTGGCGGCCGCCGGGGCCGGGTTCGCGGACGTGATCTCGTTCGACATGGGCGGCACCACCGCCAAGGCGTGCGTGGTACGCGGCGGGCGGCCGGAGATCACCCATGAGTTCCACGTGGGTGGCAAGGGCAGCTTCGGCGGGCGGCGGGCGGGCACCGGCGTGCCGATCAAGACGCCGGCCATCGACCTGGCGGAGGTGGGGGCGGGCGGCGGCAGCATCGCCTGGCTCGACGCGGCGGGCGCGCTGCGCGTGGGCCCGCACTCGGCCGGGTCGTCACCCGGCCCCGCCTGTTACGGCCTGGGCGGCTCCGAGCCGACGGTCACGGACGCGAACCTGGTGCTCGGCTATCTCTCCTCCGCCTCGATCCCGCTGTCGCCGTCGCTGGCGGACAAGGCCCTGGACCGGCTGGCGGGGCCGCTCGGGGTGTCGCGGGAGGAGGCGGCGTACGCCGTGCACGAGATCGTGAGCGCCTCGATGGCGTCCGCGGTGCACGTGGTGACGGTGCAGCGCGGCATCGACCCGCGCGGCTTCGCCCTGGTGGCCTTCGGCGGGGCCGGGCCGATGCACGCGGCCAGGGTGGCCGAGCGGTTCGGGATCTCGACTGTGGTGGTGCCCGCGTACTGCGGGGTGGCCTCGGCGGCGGGCCTGCTGGCCGGGGAGCTGTCCACGGACCGGGTGCTGTCCCGGCTGGACGCGGGCGACCCGGAGCCGATCTTCGCGGAGCTGTCCGCGGAGGCCGCCGCCGACCTGGGCGTCTCGCCGGCGGATCCCGGGGTTTCTGTGCAGCGGTCGGTGGACGTCCGCTTCAAGGGCCAGTCGCACGACCTGACCGTCGAGTGGTCCGATGCGCCGGAGGTGCTCGCGTCCCGGTTCTTCGAGCGATATCGGCAGGTGTACGGCATCGCACAGCAGGGCGAGATCGAGCTGGTCAGCTACCGCGTCCGCGTGATCGTCCGGGCCGACGGGGGCAGTTCCAGCGCCGGTGCGGCGGGACGTGGTACGGCGGAGTCCGGCGCAACACGTCCGGCGGCCGACCCTGCGTCCCCCGAGACCAGCGAGGCCCACCCGTACCTCCCCGCTCCACGCCGGGCGTACTTTCCCGAGCTGGGCGGCTACGTCGAGATCCCCGTGCACACCAGGGACACCATGGGCGCCGCGCTCCCCGGCCCGGCCGTCATCGAGGACGCCGAGTCCACCATCGTCCTCCCGCCCGCCTGGACCGCCACGCTCACCGAGTCCCGCGCCGTCCATCTGACACCCGGGAGCGGCGGATGA
- a CDS encoding hydantoinase B/oxoprolinase family protein yields the protein MSDALTAEVLRNALVVAAEEASIVVVRSAYSTFIVEGSDASAAVLDARGRLIAHSMATTLMNSMALKVALPELIKDIPLDTMRPGEAYVLNDAYRGGVHTNDLLVYRPVFVDGAPAYFTATMIHVSDLGGLSAGGMAPLATDIFLEGLQLPPVRLATADGIDPAMEAILRANSRTPDKVMGDVRALVAGTAVAAARLEALIAEHGVDGLAAGVDDYLDYTEARTRASLDDLPEGRFEAAYPIDDDGINPEKSHHIRVAVTLSATQAVLDFAGTDPQVPAAINASASQSLAAAVFAVRCFLDPTIPMNDGCLRAIEVRLPEGSLLNARSPYPCGGRYVPIYAAMEAVFQALSDAVPERAIAPSGILQPFSIAAVGAPYWIHLAYDFGGVGARQGLDGPDATGVHFGIGRNSVPQVEPVESRCPLIVESIETIPDSGGPGRYRGGLGSRTVYRFLADCHVTTRGDRLRLPPPGRDGGLPGRLGGFFKRHLDGTVERLASKVNNVRFAAGEAFIVETTGGAGLGPPSERDRAAVLADVAAGRVTAQGAAEDYGIDQSSISSAGSKVTG from the coding sequence ATGAGCGACGCCCTGACCGCGGAGGTGCTCAGGAACGCGCTGGTGGTGGCCGCGGAGGAGGCCAGCATCGTGGTGGTGCGCTCGGCGTACTCGACCTTCATCGTCGAGGGATCCGACGCCTCCGCCGCCGTCCTGGACGCCCGAGGCCGCCTGATCGCCCACTCCATGGCCACCACGCTCATGAACAGCATGGCCCTCAAAGTGGCGCTCCCGGAGCTGATCAAGGACATCCCCCTGGACACGATGCGCCCCGGCGAGGCGTACGTGCTCAACGACGCCTACCGGGGCGGCGTGCACACCAACGACCTGCTCGTCTACCGCCCGGTCTTCGTCGACGGCGCACCCGCGTACTTCACCGCCACCATGATCCACGTCTCGGACCTGGGCGGCCTGTCGGCAGGTGGGATGGCGCCGCTGGCCACGGACATCTTCCTGGAGGGCCTGCAACTCCCGCCGGTACGCCTGGCGACCGCCGACGGGATCGACCCGGCCATGGAGGCCATCCTGCGGGCCAACAGCCGCACCCCGGACAAGGTCATGGGGGACGTACGCGCTCTCGTGGCCGGCACGGCGGTGGCCGCCGCCCGCTTGGAGGCGCTGATCGCCGAGCACGGGGTGGACGGGCTGGCGGCAGGCGTCGACGACTACCTGGACTACACGGAGGCCAGGACCCGCGCCTCCCTGGACGACCTCCCGGAGGGCCGCTTCGAGGCGGCATACCCGATCGACGACGACGGCATAAATCCCGAAAAATCACACCACATCCGCGTCGCCGTCACCCTCAGCGCCACCCAGGCCGTGCTGGACTTCGCGGGCACCGACCCGCAGGTCCCGGCCGCCATCAACGCCTCGGCCTCGCAGTCCCTGGCGGCGGCCGTCTTCGCGGTCCGCTGCTTCCTGGACCCGACGATCCCCATGAACGACGGCTGCCTGCGCGCCATCGAGGTGCGCCTGCCGGAGGGCTCCCTGCTCAACGCCCGCTCCCCTTATCCCTGCGGCGGCCGGTACGTCCCGATCTACGCCGCCATGGAGGCCGTCTTCCAGGCGCTGTCCGACGCGGTGCCCGAACGGGCGATCGCGCCCAGCGGGATCCTGCAGCCGTTCTCGATCGCCGCGGTCGGGGCGCCGTACTGGATCCACCTGGCGTACGACTTCGGCGGCGTCGGCGCCCGGCAAGGGCTGGACGGGCCGGACGCGACGGGCGTGCACTTCGGCATCGGGCGCAACTCGGTGCCGCAGGTGGAGCCGGTGGAGAGCCGCTGTCCGCTGATCGTCGAGTCGATCGAGACGATCCCGGATTCGGGCGGTCCCGGGCGGTATCGCGGCGGGCTGGGCTCGCGCACCGTCTACCGTTTCCTGGCCGACTGCCACGTCACGACCCGCGGCGACCGCCTCCGCCTGCCGCCCCCGGGCCGGGACGGCGGGCTACCGGGGCGGCTGGGCGGCTTCTTCAAGCGCCATCTGGACGGGACGGTCGAGCGGCTCGCGTCGAAGGTCAACAATGTGCGGTTCGCGGCCGGCGAGGCGTTCATCGTGGAGACCACGGGCGGCGCCGGCCTCGGCCCGCCAAGCGAACGGGACCGAGCGGCGGTCCTGGCCGACGTGGCGGCGGGCCGCGTGACGGCCCAAGGCGCGGCCGAGGACTACGGGATTGATCAATCGTCGATCAGCTCGGCGGGGTCGAAGGTGACCGGATAA
- a CDS encoding Uma2 family endonuclease encodes MATIEPTPRRTVLPAGAPPFTVDDLLELPVDGRRYELFNGSLVVSPAPTPLHQDVIFRLQTILHQAAPSHLKVFSTVNVRASDRDFYIPDIVVVPRARARSVALMFAPSDLLLVVEVVSPSTGMHDRTAKVEAYAAAGIPLYWRVDPEGPILYVYELEGDTYQKPVAHKAGSMITLSAPYPVTFDPAELIDD; translated from the coding sequence ATGGCAACGATCGAACCGACTCCTCGACGCACGGTTCTTCCAGCAGGAGCGCCGCCCTTTACCGTCGACGACCTGCTTGAGCTTCCGGTCGACGGAAGGCGTTACGAGCTCTTCAACGGGAGCCTTGTAGTGAGCCCTGCCCCCACCCCCCTGCACCAAGACGTGATCTTCCGTCTGCAGACGATTCTCCACCAAGCGGCGCCGTCGCACCTGAAGGTGTTCTCGACGGTCAACGTCCGCGCGTCTGACAGGGACTTCTACATCCCCGACATCGTCGTCGTGCCGAGGGCCAGAGCCAGGTCCGTAGCTCTCATGTTCGCGCCCAGCGACCTACTGCTGGTTGTGGAGGTGGTCAGCCCGAGCACCGGCATGCATGACAGGACGGCCAAGGTGGAGGCATACGCAGCGGCGGGCATTCCCCTCTACTGGCGCGTCGATCCTGAAGGGCCAATACTCTACGTCTACGAACTTGAGGGTGACACTTACCAAAAGCCCGTCGCCCACAAGGCAGGGAGCATGATCACCCTGTCGGCGCCTTATCCGGTCACCTTCGACCCCGCCGAGCTGATCGACGATTGA
- a CDS encoding adenosylcobinamide amidohydrolase: MKLTYRVEEGVRLGALLWEFGPGWRMISSAMLGGGIGVREWVLNAQVVAGYARMDPVDHLRSLGPGGDGVGMMTAASVDRYVRAADGRVEAFATVGLRVPTWAAAPEDFQDPELAPMRVGTVNIVTVVPVAMTDAALVNAVMTVTEAKSQALIEAGFAGTGTASDAVCVAVPVEGPEELFGGPRSEWGTRVARAVHAAVRRGAVAWRPRDSG; the protein is encoded by the coding sequence GTGAAGCTGACGTATCGGGTGGAGGAGGGGGTCCGGCTCGGGGCGCTGCTGTGGGAGTTCGGGCCCGGGTGGCGGATGATCTCCTCGGCGATGCTCGGCGGGGGGATCGGGGTGCGGGAATGGGTGCTGAACGCCCAGGTCGTGGCCGGGTATGCGCGCATGGACCCGGTCGATCACCTCCGCTCGTTAGGGCCTGGGGGAGACGGGGTGGGCATGATGACCGCCGCGTCGGTGGACCGGTACGTGCGGGCGGCCGACGGCCGCGTGGAGGCCTTCGCGACGGTGGGGCTCCGGGTGCCCACCTGGGCGGCCGCGCCAGAGGATTTCCAGGATCCTGAGCTGGCTCCCATGCGGGTGGGGACCGTCAACATCGTCACCGTGGTGCCTGTCGCCATGACGGACGCGGCCCTGGTCAACGCCGTGATGACGGTCACGGAGGCCAAGTCCCAGGCGTTGATCGAGGCGGGGTTCGCGGGCACGGGGACGGCGTCGGACGCCGTGTGCGTGGCCGTGCCGGTTGAGGGGCCGGAGGAGTTGTTCGGCGGGCCGCGGTCGGAGTGGGGGACCCGGGTGGCGCGGGCGGTGCACGCGGCGGTGCGGCGGGGCGCCGTAGCGTGGCGTCCTCGTGACTCAGGGTAA
- a CDS encoding ABC transporter ATP-binding protein produces the protein MIGTRGLSVRLGEREVVRDVGLRVRKGEWLAIIGPNGAGKSTLLKAVMGLVAHRGDVTLSGRPGAGLKPRERARLLAYAPQTPALPPDMTVFDYALLGRTPYIPYLGRESRHDREVTASVLDRLDLTALATRHLGELSGGERQRVVLARALAQEAPVLLLDEPTTALDLGHQQQVLELVDRLRRADGLTVVTTLHDLTVAGLYADALLLLAEGRAVASGKPAQVLTEELVGRHFDAHVKIEPGPDGRPVVHLVRGGS, from the coding sequence ATGATCGGGACCCGGGGCCTGTCCGTACGGCTCGGCGAGCGCGAGGTCGTCCGCGACGTCGGTCTCCGGGTACGCAAGGGCGAATGGCTGGCGATCATCGGGCCCAACGGGGCGGGCAAGTCCACCCTGCTCAAGGCCGTCATGGGGCTGGTCGCGCACCGGGGCGACGTCACGCTGTCCGGGCGGCCGGGGGCGGGGCTGAAACCGCGCGAGCGCGCCAGGCTGCTGGCGTACGCGCCGCAGACCCCCGCCCTGCCGCCCGACATGACGGTCTTCGACTACGCGTTGCTGGGCCGGACGCCGTACATCCCGTATCTGGGGCGTGAGAGCCGCCACGACCGTGAGGTCACCGCGTCCGTGCTCGACCGGCTGGACCTGACCGCCCTCGCCACGCGTCACTTGGGGGAGCTGTCCGGCGGGGAGCGGCAGCGGGTGGTGCTGGCCAGGGCGCTCGCCCAGGAGGCGCCCGTGCTGCTGCTCGACGAGCCGACCACCGCACTCGACCTCGGGCACCAGCAGCAGGTGCTGGAGCTGGTGGACCGGCTCAGGCGGGCCGACGGGCTCACCGTCGTCACCACCCTGCACGACCTGACCGTCGCCGGCCTGTACGCCGACGCGCTGCTGCTGCTCGCCGAAGGGCGGGCGGTCGCCTCGGGGAAGCCCGCCCAGGTGCTGACCGAGGAATTGGTGGGACGGCACTTCGACGCCCATGTCAAGATCGAGCCCGGGCCGGATGGGCGGCCGGTCGTGCATCTGGTCCGGGGAGGATCGTGA
- a CDS encoding FecCD family ABC transporter permease, with amino-acid sequence MTRQAGPSRARPRWVLGALGVLAVSMVAGLLDGAADISPWQVLLQAVDWLPLVHVDSGLAPVEQGLLYELRLPRVLVAAVVGGLLAMAGAAYQGVFRNPLADPYLLGAAAGAGLAATLAIVMLPAVAGSIPVAAFIGAVGGVFLAYTLGNTAGRAGGTATLVLAGVAVTSFLTAIQTFVQQFKVEELQRIYSWILGDVGGGWDQLWLVLPYAAVSSAVLLLHGRMLDVLSVGDEEATSLGLRAARVRFTVLLAASLATAAAVAVSGLIGFVGIVVPHVVRRLAGGSYRIVLPLSLIGGAAFLVLADLVARTVLAPAELPIGVVTMFVGAPFFVTVLRMTRRSFT; translated from the coding sequence ATGACCAGGCAGGCCGGCCCGTCCAGGGCCAGACCCCGCTGGGTGCTGGGCGCCCTGGGCGTGCTGGCCGTGTCCATGGTCGCCGGGCTCCTCGACGGGGCCGCCGACATCTCGCCGTGGCAGGTGCTGCTCCAGGCGGTGGACTGGCTGCCGCTCGTCCACGTCGACTCGGGGCTCGCCCCCGTCGAACAGGGGCTGCTGTACGAGCTGCGGCTGCCCCGGGTGCTCGTCGCGGCCGTGGTCGGCGGGCTGCTGGCCATGGCCGGGGCCGCGTACCAAGGGGTGTTCCGCAACCCGCTCGCCGACCCGTACCTGCTGGGCGCCGCCGCCGGGGCGGGACTCGCCGCGACCCTGGCCATCGTGATGTTGCCCGCCGTGGCCGGAAGCATCCCGGTCGCGGCGTTCATCGGGGCGGTGGGCGGCGTGTTCCTGGCCTACACGCTCGGCAACACGGCCGGGCGGGCCGGCGGCACCGCCACGCTGGTGCTGGCCGGGGTGGCGGTCACGTCGTTCCTGACCGCGATCCAGACGTTCGTGCAGCAGTTCAAGGTCGAGGAGCTGCAGCGCATCTACTCGTGGATCCTCGGCGACGTCGGCGGCGGGTGGGACCAGCTCTGGCTGGTGCTCCCGTACGCCGCCGTCTCCTCCGCCGTGCTCCTGCTGCACGGGCGGATGCTCGACGTGCTCTCCGTGGGCGACGAGGAGGCCACGAGCCTCGGCCTGCGGGCCGCCAGGGTGCGTTTCACCGTGTTGCTGGCGGCGTCGCTGGCCACCGCGGCGGCCGTGGCCGTGAGCGGGCTGATCGGGTTCGTGGGCATCGTCGTGCCGCACGTCGTGCGGCGGCTCGCGGGCGGCTCGTACCGGATCGTGCTGCCGCTGTCGCTCATCGGCGGCGCGGCGTTCCTGGTGCTGGCCGACCTCGTCGCCCGCACCGTGCTCGCGCCCGCCGAGCTGCCGATCGGCGTGGTGACGATGTTCGTGGGAGCGCCGTTCTTCGTGACGGTCCTGCGCATGACCCGGCGGTCCTTCACATGA